One Pelodiscus sinensis isolate JC-2024 chromosome 24, ASM4963464v1, whole genome shotgun sequence DNA segment encodes these proteins:
- the ZBTB4 gene encoding zinc finger and BTB domain-containing protein 4 isoform X1 has translation MGKGLVTSQPAQQTSTQFCGTGMAPVVELSDVGHSRSLLVELNEQRLRGQFCDVTIIAEDTKFQAHKNVLAASSPYFKEVLSEELAGCQPAQVLELPDIQAGVFSDILNFIYRSRLSVSSPAAAQRIGAAGRRLGIAWLENLDHTAPAKEMSDAWSPEGSGDASVSSPRSCGSPVDLTCPSRPAEATSPVCVQEPPSPEREADNETAKILYALSTAPAEPALLHGASEWERDQGSEPPVTEAAGSEPAPSASPTGSSFRCGLCNRSFATPAALSLHVKLHRSRRSLSCRHCGKTFIHIKRLQTHEVLCKEAGEEEEEAVAAPETSLKPQPVAPAAAPSASAPPKPMSSKKGLLFRHRALQRLDYIPEQDHFVKVVDGHIIYFCTVCERSYMTLSSLKRHSNVHSWRRKYPCRYCDKVFALAEYRTKHEVWHTGERRYQCIFCWETFVTYYNLKTHQKAFHGINPGLISSEKTPNGGYKPKLNALKLYRLLPMRSQKRPYKTYSQGLLPEGLLLPPQPLPVALGDADPMGHSGEVGPVFGAASALEMPEAERFLLPAPAEQNETTAPAPPFPVETGFGATTEEGRRVQPDGEAPSVIAYGHPASSVIVHSTSVLTAGSGGGQASSVITYNSKLATPRPAPAEPLKKQVLKEYIQAQKAAAEHASEEAGSGEPSKPRSLRPGRTMTYMAKPAYVGATSESRSAPLCQITVRIGEEAIVKRRISETDLMLDKSPRGPKRFDFSPAEKPTPGSGKRASSSYANESGDEESDRDAEDQLWRPYYTYKPKRKASGSGGAGSGVPKVKRSSRWRRKLRSLRWMKRAEKEEEGVEPSAASAQASPSPGGSDATAPEPVHKAGRGSTEWKHECGACGKLFSALKKLRKHERVHERSGKDNPAPAPAHRVGRKPSVKFTCTHCAKVCKTAAALSRHMKRHEGEIQEPVPPALTTVIAYSKKPEEPALTAVKEEITQEMQVSSSSGEAPAVEASRARTASQQDTPESQGAVIAPPQEEEEEEMPPETGTAVEAAAPLAEATTSHTELAPALPGPPAALSLQDPVISHTGLAPAPPEEEEREGFQERYPVQEYPLPLLAPGGCRTRKEAEDKPPFLAYPSAIPFSTMGKAGSGEGEGKVSFYPDPYPLMYGHQLLAAYPYNFTNLAALPVALNMVLPDDKGQPLPFLPSVFGYSVNPCRNEAQEAGSTGAHGAGSGAGVGGGTAVPRGVVRGEPSAPERLNKGNLL, from the exons ATGGGAAAGGGCCTGGTGACCTCCCAGCCAGCTCAGCAAACGAGTACCCAG TTCTGTGGCACCGGGATGGCGCCAGTCGTGGAGCTCTCGGATGTGGGTCACTCCCGCTCCCTCCTGGTGGAGCTGAATGAGCAGCGCCTGCGGGGCCAGTTCTGCGACGTGACCATCATTGCTGAAGACACCAAGTTCCAGGCCCACAAGAACGTGCTGGCAGCCTCCAGTCCCTACTTCAAGGAGGTGCTGTCGGAAGAGCTCGccggctgccagcctgcccaggtccTGGAGCTGCCCGACATCCAGGCTGGGGTCTTCTCTGACATCCTTAACTTCATCTACAGGTCCCGCCTCTCGGTGTCCAGCCCAGCTGCCGCTCAGCGGAtcggggctgctgggcgccgCCTCGGCATCGCTTGGCTGGAGAACCTAGACCACACGGCTCCAGCCAAGGAGATGAGCGACGCTTGGAGCCCCGAGGGCTCTGGAGATGCCTCGGTCTCCTCCCCCAGATCCTGTGGCTCCCCAGTGGACTTGACATGCCCGTCGCGGCCAGCCGAAGCCACCAGCCCCGTCTGTGTCCAGGAGCCGCCCAGCCCAGAGCGGGAGGCAGACAACGAGACTGCAAAGATCCTCTACGCGCTCAGCACAGCACCCGCTGAGCCGGCCCTCCTGCATGGTGCCTCTGAGTGGGAGCGGGACCAAGGCAGTGAACCCCCTGTCACCGAGGCCGCTGGGAGTGAGCCAGCACCCTCTGCATCACCAACAGGCAGCAGCTtccgctgtgggctctgcaaccGCTCCTTTGCCACCCCGGCTGCCCTCAGCCTGCATGTCAAGCTGCACCGCTCCCGGCGCTCCCTCTCCTGCCGCCACTGTGGCAAGACTTTCATTCACATCAAGCGGCTGCAGACCCATGAGGTCCTGTGCAAAGAAGCgggtgaggaagaagaggaggcagTGGCTGCCCCAGAGACATCACTCAAGCCCCAGCCGGTGGCACCGGCAGCAGCTCCCTCTGCTTCTGCACCGCCCAAGCCAATGTCTTCCAAGAAAGGGCTGCTCTTCCGCCACCGAGCCTTGCAGCGACTGGACTACATCCCAGAGCAGGACCACTTCGTCAAGGTGGTGGACGGTCACATCATCTACTTCTGCACCGTCTGTGAGCGCTCCTACATGACCCTCTCCAGCCTCAAGCGCCACTCCAACGTCCACTCCTGGCGGCGCAAGTACCCCTGCCGCTACTGTGACAAAGTCTTTGCCCTGGCTGAGTACCGGACCAAACACGAGGTCTGGCACACCGGGGAGCGCCGGTACCAGTGCATCTTCTGCTGGGAGACCTTTGTCACCTACTACAACCTGAAGACACACCAGAAGGCCTTTCATGGCATCAACCCGGGACTCATCTCCTCTGAGAAGACGCCCAATGGGGGCTACAAGCCCAAACTCAATGCACTCAAGCTCTACCGCCTGCTGCCCATGCGCTCCCAGAAGCGACCCTACAAGACTTACAGCCAggggctgttgcctgagggcCTGTTGCTgcccccacaacccctccctgtGGCGCTGGGTGACGCGGACCCCATGGGACACTCCGGGGAGGTGGGTCCTGTCTTTGGGGCTGCCAGTGCATTGGAGATGCCTGAGGCTGAGCGGTTTCTGTTGCCGGCGCCAGCTGAGCAGAACGAGACAACAGCACCAGCACCGCCATTCCCGGTTGAAACGGGCTTCGGGGCGACGACAGAGGAGGGGCGGCGGGTGCAGCCAGATGGCGAGGCCCCCTCAGTCATCGCCTACGGTCACCCGGCCTCCTCGGTCATCGTGCACAGCACGTCGGTGCTGACCGCAGGAAGCGGGGGTGGCCAGGCCTCCTCTGTCATCACCTACAACAGCAAACTGGccactccccgccctgccccggctgagcCCCTCAAAAAGCAAGTGCTGAAGGAGTACATCCAAGCCCAGAAGGCAGCGGCAGAGCATGCCTCGGAGGAGGCGGGCAGTGGGGAGCCATCCAAACCCCGCAGCCTGCGGCCTGGCCGCACCATGACGTACATGGCCAAGCCGGCCTATGTGGGTGCCACCTCGGAGAGCCGCAGCGCCCCGCTTTGCCAGATCACGGTGCGGATCGGCGAAGAAGCCATCGTTAAGCGGCGCATCTCTGAGACTGACCTGATGCTGGACAAGAGCCCGCGTGGCCCCAAGCGCTTCGATTTCAGCCCAGCTGAGAAACCGACTCCTGGCTCTGGCAAACGTGCCAGCAGTTCCTATGCTAACGAGAGTGGTGATGAGGAGAGTGATCGGGATGCCGAAGATCAGCTCTGGCGTCCCTATTATACCTACAAGCCCAAGCGGAAGGCCTCTGGCTCGGGTGGGGCCGGCTCTGGCGTCCCCAAGGTAAAGCGCTCTTCACGGTGGCGCCGGAAGCTGAGGTCCCTGCGCTGGATGAAGCGGGCAgagaaagaggaggaaggggtggagcccaGTGCAGCATCCGCCCAAGCATCGCCTAGTCCCGGTGGTTCCGACGCCACGGCGCCTGAGCCGGTGCACAAGGCCGGGCGCGGCAGCACTGAGTGGAAGCATGAATGTGGAGCCTGCGGCAAACTCTTCTCGGCCCTCAAGAAACTCCGGAAGCACGAGCGCGTGCATGAGCGGTCAGGCAAAGACaatccggctccggctccggcccaCCGGGTAGGCCGTAAGCCTTCGGTTAAATTCACCTGCACCCACTGTGCCAAGGTTTGCAAGACAGCAGCGGCGCTGAGCCGGCACATGAAGCGGCATGAGGGGGAGATCCAGGAGCCTGTCCCGCCTGCCCTCACCACCGTCATCGCTTATTCCAAGAAGCCAGAGGAGCCGGCACTGACGGCTGTCAAGGAGGAAATCACTCAGGAGATGCAGGTTTCGTCGTCCAGTGGAGAGGCACCAGCTGTGGAGGCCAGCCGGGCCCGCACTGCCAGTCAGCAGGACACGCCGGAGAGTCAGGGGGCGGTAATAGCACCaccccaggaggaggaagaagaggagatgcCACCCGAGACGGGCACGGCGGTGGAGGCGGCTGCCCCTCTGGCCGAGGCCACCACCAGCCATACTGAGTTGGCTCcagcgctgcccggccccccagctGCCCTCTCCCTGCAAGACCCCGTCATCTCGCACACCGGCCTGGCCCCGGCGcccccagaggaggaggagagggaaggcttCCAGGAAAGGTACCCAGTGCAGGAGTACCCACTGCCCCTGCTGGCACCGGGGGGCTGCCGGACCCGGAAGGAGGCAGAAGACAAACCTCCCTTCCTTGCCTACCCAAGCGCCATCCCGTTTAGCACCATGGGCAAAGCCGggtctggagaaggggagggcaaAGTGAGCTTCTACCCTGACCCCTACCCGCTCATGTACGGGCACCAGCTGCTGGCCGCCTACCCCTACAACTTCACCAACCTGGCCGCGCTGCCTGTCGCTCTGAACATGGTCCTCCCAGATGACAAAGGACAGCCCCTGCCTTTCCTACCCAGTGTTTTTGGCTACTCGGTGAACCCTTGCCGGAATGAGGCCCAGGAGGCAGGGAGCACCGGGGCCCATGGGGCTGGCAGCGGAGCTGGGGTCGGGGGTGGGACAGCTGTACCCCGGGGGGTGGTCCGGGGAGAGCCCTCGGCACCCGAGCGCCTGAACAAGGGAAATCTCCTGTGA
- the ZBTB4 gene encoding zinc finger and BTB domain-containing protein 4 isoform X2, whose product MAPVVELSDVGHSRSLLVELNEQRLRGQFCDVTIIAEDTKFQAHKNVLAASSPYFKEVLSEELAGCQPAQVLELPDIQAGVFSDILNFIYRSRLSVSSPAAAQRIGAAGRRLGIAWLENLDHTAPAKEMSDAWSPEGSGDASVSSPRSCGSPVDLTCPSRPAEATSPVCVQEPPSPEREADNETAKILYALSTAPAEPALLHGASEWERDQGSEPPVTEAAGSEPAPSASPTGSSFRCGLCNRSFATPAALSLHVKLHRSRRSLSCRHCGKTFIHIKRLQTHEVLCKEAGEEEEEAVAAPETSLKPQPVAPAAAPSASAPPKPMSSKKGLLFRHRALQRLDYIPEQDHFVKVVDGHIIYFCTVCERSYMTLSSLKRHSNVHSWRRKYPCRYCDKVFALAEYRTKHEVWHTGERRYQCIFCWETFVTYYNLKTHQKAFHGINPGLISSEKTPNGGYKPKLNALKLYRLLPMRSQKRPYKTYSQGLLPEGLLLPPQPLPVALGDADPMGHSGEVGPVFGAASALEMPEAERFLLPAPAEQNETTAPAPPFPVETGFGATTEEGRRVQPDGEAPSVIAYGHPASSVIVHSTSVLTAGSGGGQASSVITYNSKLATPRPAPAEPLKKQVLKEYIQAQKAAAEHASEEAGSGEPSKPRSLRPGRTMTYMAKPAYVGATSESRSAPLCQITVRIGEEAIVKRRISETDLMLDKSPRGPKRFDFSPAEKPTPGSGKRASSSYANESGDEESDRDAEDQLWRPYYTYKPKRKASGSGGAGSGVPKVKRSSRWRRKLRSLRWMKRAEKEEEGVEPSAASAQASPSPGGSDATAPEPVHKAGRGSTEWKHECGACGKLFSALKKLRKHERVHERSGKDNPAPAPAHRVGRKPSVKFTCTHCAKVCKTAAALSRHMKRHEGEIQEPVPPALTTVIAYSKKPEEPALTAVKEEITQEMQVSSSSGEAPAVEASRARTASQQDTPESQGAVIAPPQEEEEEEMPPETGTAVEAAAPLAEATTSHTELAPALPGPPAALSLQDPVISHTGLAPAPPEEEEREGFQERYPVQEYPLPLLAPGGCRTRKEAEDKPPFLAYPSAIPFSTMGKAGSGEGEGKVSFYPDPYPLMYGHQLLAAYPYNFTNLAALPVALNMVLPDDKGQPLPFLPSVFGYSVNPCRNEAQEAGSTGAHGAGSGAGVGGGTAVPRGVVRGEPSAPERLNKGNLL is encoded by the coding sequence ATGGCGCCAGTCGTGGAGCTCTCGGATGTGGGTCACTCCCGCTCCCTCCTGGTGGAGCTGAATGAGCAGCGCCTGCGGGGCCAGTTCTGCGACGTGACCATCATTGCTGAAGACACCAAGTTCCAGGCCCACAAGAACGTGCTGGCAGCCTCCAGTCCCTACTTCAAGGAGGTGCTGTCGGAAGAGCTCGccggctgccagcctgcccaggtccTGGAGCTGCCCGACATCCAGGCTGGGGTCTTCTCTGACATCCTTAACTTCATCTACAGGTCCCGCCTCTCGGTGTCCAGCCCAGCTGCCGCTCAGCGGAtcggggctgctgggcgccgCCTCGGCATCGCTTGGCTGGAGAACCTAGACCACACGGCTCCAGCCAAGGAGATGAGCGACGCTTGGAGCCCCGAGGGCTCTGGAGATGCCTCGGTCTCCTCCCCCAGATCCTGTGGCTCCCCAGTGGACTTGACATGCCCGTCGCGGCCAGCCGAAGCCACCAGCCCCGTCTGTGTCCAGGAGCCGCCCAGCCCAGAGCGGGAGGCAGACAACGAGACTGCAAAGATCCTCTACGCGCTCAGCACAGCACCCGCTGAGCCGGCCCTCCTGCATGGTGCCTCTGAGTGGGAGCGGGACCAAGGCAGTGAACCCCCTGTCACCGAGGCCGCTGGGAGTGAGCCAGCACCCTCTGCATCACCAACAGGCAGCAGCTtccgctgtgggctctgcaaccGCTCCTTTGCCACCCCGGCTGCCCTCAGCCTGCATGTCAAGCTGCACCGCTCCCGGCGCTCCCTCTCCTGCCGCCACTGTGGCAAGACTTTCATTCACATCAAGCGGCTGCAGACCCATGAGGTCCTGTGCAAAGAAGCgggtgaggaagaagaggaggcagTGGCTGCCCCAGAGACATCACTCAAGCCCCAGCCGGTGGCACCGGCAGCAGCTCCCTCTGCTTCTGCACCGCCCAAGCCAATGTCTTCCAAGAAAGGGCTGCTCTTCCGCCACCGAGCCTTGCAGCGACTGGACTACATCCCAGAGCAGGACCACTTCGTCAAGGTGGTGGACGGTCACATCATCTACTTCTGCACCGTCTGTGAGCGCTCCTACATGACCCTCTCCAGCCTCAAGCGCCACTCCAACGTCCACTCCTGGCGGCGCAAGTACCCCTGCCGCTACTGTGACAAAGTCTTTGCCCTGGCTGAGTACCGGACCAAACACGAGGTCTGGCACACCGGGGAGCGCCGGTACCAGTGCATCTTCTGCTGGGAGACCTTTGTCACCTACTACAACCTGAAGACACACCAGAAGGCCTTTCATGGCATCAACCCGGGACTCATCTCCTCTGAGAAGACGCCCAATGGGGGCTACAAGCCCAAACTCAATGCACTCAAGCTCTACCGCCTGCTGCCCATGCGCTCCCAGAAGCGACCCTACAAGACTTACAGCCAggggctgttgcctgagggcCTGTTGCTgcccccacaacccctccctgtGGCGCTGGGTGACGCGGACCCCATGGGACACTCCGGGGAGGTGGGTCCTGTCTTTGGGGCTGCCAGTGCATTGGAGATGCCTGAGGCTGAGCGGTTTCTGTTGCCGGCGCCAGCTGAGCAGAACGAGACAACAGCACCAGCACCGCCATTCCCGGTTGAAACGGGCTTCGGGGCGACGACAGAGGAGGGGCGGCGGGTGCAGCCAGATGGCGAGGCCCCCTCAGTCATCGCCTACGGTCACCCGGCCTCCTCGGTCATCGTGCACAGCACGTCGGTGCTGACCGCAGGAAGCGGGGGTGGCCAGGCCTCCTCTGTCATCACCTACAACAGCAAACTGGccactccccgccctgccccggctgagcCCCTCAAAAAGCAAGTGCTGAAGGAGTACATCCAAGCCCAGAAGGCAGCGGCAGAGCATGCCTCGGAGGAGGCGGGCAGTGGGGAGCCATCCAAACCCCGCAGCCTGCGGCCTGGCCGCACCATGACGTACATGGCCAAGCCGGCCTATGTGGGTGCCACCTCGGAGAGCCGCAGCGCCCCGCTTTGCCAGATCACGGTGCGGATCGGCGAAGAAGCCATCGTTAAGCGGCGCATCTCTGAGACTGACCTGATGCTGGACAAGAGCCCGCGTGGCCCCAAGCGCTTCGATTTCAGCCCAGCTGAGAAACCGACTCCTGGCTCTGGCAAACGTGCCAGCAGTTCCTATGCTAACGAGAGTGGTGATGAGGAGAGTGATCGGGATGCCGAAGATCAGCTCTGGCGTCCCTATTATACCTACAAGCCCAAGCGGAAGGCCTCTGGCTCGGGTGGGGCCGGCTCTGGCGTCCCCAAGGTAAAGCGCTCTTCACGGTGGCGCCGGAAGCTGAGGTCCCTGCGCTGGATGAAGCGGGCAgagaaagaggaggaaggggtggagcccaGTGCAGCATCCGCCCAAGCATCGCCTAGTCCCGGTGGTTCCGACGCCACGGCGCCTGAGCCGGTGCACAAGGCCGGGCGCGGCAGCACTGAGTGGAAGCATGAATGTGGAGCCTGCGGCAAACTCTTCTCGGCCCTCAAGAAACTCCGGAAGCACGAGCGCGTGCATGAGCGGTCAGGCAAAGACaatccggctccggctccggcccaCCGGGTAGGCCGTAAGCCTTCGGTTAAATTCACCTGCACCCACTGTGCCAAGGTTTGCAAGACAGCAGCGGCGCTGAGCCGGCACATGAAGCGGCATGAGGGGGAGATCCAGGAGCCTGTCCCGCCTGCCCTCACCACCGTCATCGCTTATTCCAAGAAGCCAGAGGAGCCGGCACTGACGGCTGTCAAGGAGGAAATCACTCAGGAGATGCAGGTTTCGTCGTCCAGTGGAGAGGCACCAGCTGTGGAGGCCAGCCGGGCCCGCACTGCCAGTCAGCAGGACACGCCGGAGAGTCAGGGGGCGGTAATAGCACCaccccaggaggaggaagaagaggagatgcCACCCGAGACGGGCACGGCGGTGGAGGCGGCTGCCCCTCTGGCCGAGGCCACCACCAGCCATACTGAGTTGGCTCcagcgctgcccggccccccagctGCCCTCTCCCTGCAAGACCCCGTCATCTCGCACACCGGCCTGGCCCCGGCGcccccagaggaggaggagagggaaggcttCCAGGAAAGGTACCCAGTGCAGGAGTACCCACTGCCCCTGCTGGCACCGGGGGGCTGCCGGACCCGGAAGGAGGCAGAAGACAAACCTCCCTTCCTTGCCTACCCAAGCGCCATCCCGTTTAGCACCATGGGCAAAGCCGggtctggagaaggggagggcaaAGTGAGCTTCTACCCTGACCCCTACCCGCTCATGTACGGGCACCAGCTGCTGGCCGCCTACCCCTACAACTTCACCAACCTGGCCGCGCTGCCTGTCGCTCTGAACATGGTCCTCCCAGATGACAAAGGACAGCCCCTGCCTTTCCTACCCAGTGTTTTTGGCTACTCGGTGAACCCTTGCCGGAATGAGGCCCAGGAGGCAGGGAGCACCGGGGCCCATGGGGCTGGCAGCGGAGCTGGGGTCGGGGGTGGGACAGCTGTACCCCGGGGGGTGGTCCGGGGAGAGCCCTCGGCACCCGAGCGCCTGAACAAGGGAAATCTCCTGTGA